The Lacticaseibacillus rhamnosus DNA window ATAAGTGATCAGTCGCTTCCTCATGCACCAAAATCGTATCGGCTCCGGCTTCGGCAAAGGCAGGCGCCCACGCTGCTGGATCACTGACCATTAGATGAACCTCTAACGGTAAGTTGGTAACCGGGCGTAATGCCTGCACGACTAATGGACCAAATGTCAGATTAGCGACAAAATGACCGTCCATAACATCAACATGCAGCAAGTCGGCACCTGCCTGCTCCACTTTTTCAACATCACGGGCTAAATGAGCAAAGTCGGCGCTTAGAATCGACGGGGCAATTTTCATGAGAATCCCTCCATTTTAAAAGATGAACTACTTTTTCTTATACACTGGGCGCTTGCCACTTAATTCTTCTCGAAACTGTAAATAATTTTCATAGCGACTGGCCATGATCTTTCCGGCATCCAATGCGGCTTTGACGGCACATTGCGGCTCGCTGACATGCTGACAGCCCCGGAATTTACAGTGCGGGGCCAAGGCAACAAATTCAGGAAAGCGATCCCGCAAGTCATCAAGCGTCACGTCCAACAAACCGAGTGAGGAAAACCCCGGCGTGTCAGCAACTAGCCCGCCATGAATCGGATATAGATCGGTTGTGCGCGTGGTATGCTTACCGCGATTTAACGCCCGACTAATGGTTCCGGTAGCCAAATCCAACCCCGGCACCAAATGATTGATCAAGGTCGACTTCCCTGCACCGGTTTGACCCGTAAAAATAGTCAGCTTGTCAGCAAAACTAGCCTGAACTTGATTCAACGTGGCAGGATCAAAGGCTGCTTCGGGCATGAAAACCGCATATCCAATAGCCTGATAACCGGCTAAAGCTTCTTCAATTTGCTTCAACAGCCGATCAGGCGCCAAGTCGGTTTTGGTGAGGTAAATTTCGGCATGAATCGCATGCCCTTCCAGATAAACCAAAAACCGATCGAGCAGATTCAACGAAAAATCCGGTTCAACGGCTGAGACAATCAACAAAGCCTGATCCACATTGGCTACTGGTGGGCGCACCAACGCATTGTGCCGTGGCAGCAGCCGCAACAAATAGCCTTCATCATCACCTTGACCCGGCTGAAATACGGCAAAATCGCCAACTAGTGGCGTGATCTTGTCATTCCGCAGGCTTCCGCGACCACGAGTGCGATAAATTGCACCATCAACTGCAAGATCATAATACCCGCTGATTTGTTTGATAATTCTTCCGGTTAATTCTTCACTCATTGTGTAATATTGTACTCCTGTGCGACAACGGTGCCATCTCGTACCACCCGATAACTACCCGGATACGTCTTGTTGACTTGCAAGGTAATGGTGACCTGATTATCCGCGGTAATATTAAACGTCTTGTCAACCGAGTCAATGTTATGTGTCTTATCGCCGATGAACACCTGAACCCCGTTTGGCGTCGGTCCACTGCTGCTAGCACTGCCACTACTGCTTCCGCTGCCACTGGTTGTGCTAGATGATGCTGGCGCCTGATAAGGAATTGAAATGGTTTTGGTAACGGTTTTGAGTTCATCAGGATCCGGGCCTTGAGAAATCGTCACATTGACCGTATCGCCTGCGTGAACCTGCGTGCCAGCAGCCGGATTCTGGCTAATTACCATGCCGGTATCAACGGTGTCGGAATGACTCTGAGCAATCACAATCTTAAGTCCGACCTCATTTGCGTAGTCACGCAGACTCTTTTCCGTATAACCGGTAAGATCCCGCAGTGCAAAGGCCGTATTGACTTTCTTAATCGGCTCTGCAACATCAAACGTAATCGTGGTTTTACTTGCAATGACTTTTTTGCCGGGTTTAATGCTTTGTGCCGTGATTTTTCCGGCTGCGACCGAATTTGTTCGAACCACTTTTTCCTTGACGGTAACACCGCGTTTTTGCAAATCGGATTTTGCATCCGTATAATCCTGACCGACATAATTATCCAAGGTAATGCGCGGCTGTCCGCGACTCAGTATCAGATCAACCGCCGATCCTTCTTTGACACTGACCTGCCGCTTAGGACTAGAGTCTATAACCAGATCCCTATCGACTTTGGTTGAGTAAGTATAGCGATACTTTCCGACCTTCAATCGCGAACTGGTTAGTGCCGTTTTGGCTTGCGTCTTGGTCATCCCGCGCAAATCAGGTACCGTCACATCGGCTTTTTGATTGGCCGTCACCAATCCAATTCCTACCAGTATTAACATCACGATCAAGGCGCTCAGGCCGATCATCAACCATCGCCGTCGTTTCTTCTTAGCCTGGCCATCTGGTGAGTGGTGTTCAGCAGGTTGGTTTGCGTGATCGTCATCATCATGCGGTGGCTTGGGGCCGTTGGGAATGACCGGTACAATGCGCGTCTCATCCAAATCATCTTTTGGAATCACATACTTGGCTTCGTGAGCCCGGGCAGGACTGAGTGCCGTGCTGAGATCGCTTGCCATGGCATCGGCACTTGTATACCGATTAGCCG harbors:
- the rsgA gene encoding ribosome small subunit-dependent GTPase A, with amino-acid sequence MSEELTGRIIKQISGYYDLAVDGAIYRTRGRGSLRNDKITPLVGDFAVFQPGQGDDEGYLLRLLPRHNALVRPPVANVDQALLIVSAVEPDFSLNLLDRFLVYLEGHAIHAEIYLTKTDLAPDRLLKQIEEALAGYQAIGYAVFMPEAAFDPATLNQVQASFADKLTIFTGQTGAGKSTLINHLVPGLDLATGTISRALNRGKHTTRTTDLYPIHGGLVADTPGFSSLGLLDVTLDDLRDRFPEFVALAPHCKFRGCQHVSEPQCAVKAALDAGKIMASRYENYLQFREELSGKRPVYKKK
- the pknB gene encoding Stk1 family PASTA domain-containing Ser/Thr kinase, coding for MIEPGTILNERYKLIKTLGEGGMANVYLARDLILDRDVAVKVLRLDLQNDPDTVRRFQREAMATSELVHPNIVSIYDVGESHGQQFLVMEYVKGSDLKHYIVEHFPIPYQRVVDMMEQILSAVQTAHDHNIIHRDLKPQNILIDPDGNAKITDFGIAVALSENSMTMTNSLLGSVHYLSPEQARGSMPTRQSDIYALGIILFEMLTGSVPFEGDSAVSIALKHFQEEIPSVRAFDPHIPQALENVVFKATAKNPANRYTSADAMASDLSTALSPARAHEAKYVIPKDDLDETRIVPVIPNGPKPPHDDDDHANQPAEHHSPDGQAKKKRRRWLMIGLSALIVMLILVGIGLVTANQKADVTVPDLRGMTKTQAKTALTSSRLKVGKYRYTYSTKVDRDLVIDSSPKRQVSVKEGSAVDLILSRGQPRITLDNYVGQDYTDAKSDLQKRGVTVKEKVVRTNSVAAGKITAQSIKPGKKVIASKTTITFDVAEPIKKVNTAFALRDLTGYTEKSLRDYANEVGLKIVIAQSHSDTVDTGMVISQNPAAGTQVHAGDTVNVTISQGPDPDELKTVTKTISIPYQAPASSSTTSGSGSSSGSASSSGPTPNGVQVFIGDKTHNIDSVDKTFNITADNQVTITLQVNKTYPGSYRVVRDGTVVAQEYNITQ